The Paraconexibacter algicola genome includes the window GCGGCGAACACGTCGGTGCCGCTGCGCTGCGCGCCCGCGCGCACGACCGCGGCGACGACCGGGTCGAGGCCCGCGACGCCGCGCTCGACGGGCTCCCGCAGGGCCAGCCAGCGCTCGGCCAGCCACGGACCCTCGTACAGCAGGGCGGCGGCCTCGAGGAACGGGGTGAGGTCGACCTCGACGAGCGGTGCCGCGCTGAGCCGGCCGGCGTGGGCGACCGCGTCGTGCCAGGCGTCGTGCAGGCGCGGGTCGAGCTCCTCGAGGACCTGTCGGGCGACGGGGACGCCGAGCCGCGGGCCGGCGGCCCCCGCGCCCGGGCGCCGCCCCCGTGCGCCCGCGCCGCGCCGCGACCACGGGTCGGCGGGGTCGTGCCCGGCGACGACGTCGAGGACGGCTCGCGCGTCGCCGACCGTCCGCGCGAACACCGACACGCAGTCCAGCGACCGCGAGGCGGGGACCACGCCGCGGGTGGGGACGAGCCCCCGGGTGGGCTTCAGCCCGACGATGCCGTTGAACGCGGCGGGCACCCGGCCGCTGCCCGCGGTGTCGGTGCCCAGCGCGAACGGCACGGTGCCGTCGGCGACCGCCACGGCCGAGCCCGAGCTGGACCCGCCGGAGACGAAGCGGTCGTCCAGCGCGCTGCGCGGCGCGCCGTACGGGCTGCGGGTGCCGACGAGGCCGGTGGCGAACTGGTCGAGGTTCGTCTTGCCGACGAGGACCGCGCCGGCGTCGAGCAGGCGCTGCACCGCCGGGGCGGTCGCGGTCGCGGTGTAGGCGAACCCCGGGCAGCCCGCGGTGGTGACGAGGCCCGCCACGTCGAGGTTGTCCTTCACGGCGAACGGAACGCCCGCCAGCGGCAGCGTCGGGTCGACCGCGGCCGCGCGCGCGAGCGCCTCGGCGCGCGGCACGACGGAGATCCACGCCGGGCCGGGCCCGCCGTCGGCCTCGAGGCGGTCGAGCGCCGCGGCGACGGCGGCCTGCGGGTCGGTCGGGCGCACCCGGATCACGCCGCGGCCGGCGGGAGGGCGGCCAGCAGCATCTCGCTGTCGGCGACCGCGCCGAAGACCCCGCCCTGCATCGTCACCATCTTCAGGGCGGCCGTGTGGTTGCCCGGGTCGGTGGCCCCGGTGCAGTCGGAGAGGATCAGGCACTCGTAGCCGAGGTCGTTGCCCTCGCGCATCGTCGTGCTGACGCAGACGTCGGTGGTGATGCCGGTGAAGACGAGGCTGTGGACGCCCTTGGAGCGCAGCACGAGGTCCAGCGAGGTCTGGCAGAACGCGCCCTTGCCGGGCTTGTCGATCACGACCTCGCCGTCGATCGGGGCGAGCTCGTCGATGATCTCCCAGCCCGGTTCGCCGCGGACGAGGATCCGCCCGCACGGCCCGGCCTGCCCGATGCCGGCCCCGATGCGCTGGGAGCGCCAGAGCTTGTTCGGCGGGCAGTCCGACAGGTCCGGGGCGTGCCCCTCGCGGGTGTGGACGACCGGGGCGCCGTGCGCGCGCCAGGCGGCGAGCACCCGCTGGGTCGCGGCGATCCCGGCCCGGGTGAGGCCGATGTCGTAGCCCATCGTGTCGACGTAGCCGCCCGGCCCGCAGAAGTCCTGCTGCCAGTCGATGAGGATCAGCGCGGTGTGGGCCATGTCGATGCAGCCCGTGTAGGGCCACGGGTACGGGTCGGCGGCGGCGACGAGTCCGGGGGTGGAGGTGACGGGCGTGGCGCTCATGCGGTGCTCCTCGGGGTCGAGGTCGGTGTGGGGGCGGGCTGGGCCGCGCGGGCGACCGCGGCGGCGAAGGTGGCGGGGGCGTCGAGCTGGGCGAGGTGCCCGCAGTCGGGCAGGACCTCGACGGGGGCGTCGAGCAGGTGCCCGAGACGGCGGGCGATGTCGTGGCGCAGCGGCGGGCTGCGGTCGCCGACGGTGCAGACGACCGGTGCGGCGAGCAGCGTGCGGCCGAGCGGCGGCTCCCAGGCGAGGAAGGCCGGGGCGTCACGCTCCACGAGCGCCGCGCGGGCGCTGACCGCGGCGCGCCGCTCCTCGTCGAGCGCCTCCCAGGTCGTCGCGCCGGCGAGGGCCCGGACGAGGCCGAGGCCGCCGCCGTCCTGCAGCGCGCCGCGGACGAGACGCCGCAGGTCGGGGGAGAGGGTGCCGACGGCCGGCTCGTGGACGACCGCGCGGGCGACCCGCCCCGGCGCCAGGAGCGCGGCGGCCAGCGCGACGGTGGCGCCGCCGCTGGTCCCGGCCACGACCGCCCGGTCGACGCCGTGCGCGTCGAGCAGCTCGACGAGGTCGTCGACGTGCTCCCCGACGGTGGCGGCGGGCACGGCGGCGGCGCGCGCGCCGTAGCCGCGTCGCTCGAGCACGAGCACGCGCTCGACGCCCGCCGCCGGACCCAGGAAGGCGGCGACGGGCGCGAGCGTGTCCGGCCCGAAGCCGACGCCGTGGACGAGGACCACGGCGACGGTCGGGAGGCTGCGGGCGTCGCTCACGCGGGCGCCGGGGCCTCCGCCGCCCCACCGGGCGGGGTGAACCGCGCGGGCGCGGACGGTCGGGTGGGCTCGGCGCCGCCCTCGAACACCGCGTCGGCGGTGTCGAGCGGGTCGGCGGGGTCGTGCTCGCGCACCGGCGCCCGCAGGGCGTGGGCGGCGAGGCAGACGATCGCGCCGAGCCCGTAGCCGAGGGCGACGCGCGGCTCGGAGGTGAACCAGACGACCTCCTCGCCGTGGATCAGCCCGACGAGCGTGAGGACCCCGCCGACCGCGAACGCGATGGCGGCCAGGAGGAACGTGCGGTCGATGAGGAAGACCGCGATCGCCCCGAGCACCATGCCGGAGAGCACCGCGCCCTGGCCGAGCGTCTGCAGGCCGTCGTAGATGACCCCGGCGTTGCCGAGCGCCTCGGCCCCGACCTCGCTCGCGCTGGTGCCGGCGGCGCCGAGCGCGTTGTCCACGAGCCCGTAGCCCCAGGCCGCGATGTTCGGGATCATCGCGAGCACGATCGCGGGGTAGTGCGCCTTCGGCACCGCGGTGAACGCCTGCGCGCCGATGACCAGGCCGATGAACAGGAGCACCGGGACGATCGCCGGGATCGGCAGCAGCGCCGACAGCAGCGGGAACATGCCGAGCGTGCAGAGCAGGAAGATCAGCGCGCCGGTGGCCAGCGAGTAGGAGATCCGGCCGCCGGCCTCCTTCCAGCCGGGCTGGCCGATGTACACGGCGGGCGGGAACGGGCAGCCCATCGCGGAGCCGACGACCGCGCCGGTGCCGTCGGCCAGCAGCACGTGCCGGAGGTTGTAGTCGTCCCCGGCGGAGGCGGCGCTCTCGACGTTGCTCATCGCCTCGGAGAAGTTGTAGATCCCCAACGGGATGGCGGTGGCCAGCAGCGGGCTGATGCCCTCGAGGCCGTCGAGGAGCTTGTCGAGCTCGAAGCCCGGGAGGCCGATCGCGATGTCCTTGGCGGCCTGCTCCACGTCGGGGGCGGACATGTAGCCGCCGATCCAGGCGATCGAGGTGCCGAACAGCAGGGCGACGAGCCCGACCGGGACGTTGCCCGGGAGCTTCACCCCGGCGATGAAGCCGATGATGATGATCGCCAGGACGGGCAGCGCGATCCACGCGGCCTCCCACATCTGCGCGGCGGGCCGCATCGAGATGAAGGTCAGCGAGATGCCGGCGAGCATGCCGAGCATGGCGGCCCGGGGGGTGAAGCGGCGGATCGCGGGCCCGACGAACGCGCCGATGAGGATGATCACGCCGATGATGAACGCCCAGGCGATGCCCGCGGACCACGCCTGGATCGGATCCTTCGTCTGGATCGCGATCGGCAGCATGATCACGAGCGTCACGATGAACATGTGCGGGACGCTCGGGCCGTAGGGCATCGCGGTGACGTCGGTGCGGCCCTCCTTCTGGGCCAGGCGTCGGGCGAGCGTGAAGTAGAAGACGTTGCCGAGTAGCAGCTGGATGCCGAGCGCGGGGAGGATGACGCCGGTGACGTCGCCGGCGGGGATGCCGACGACCGCGATGGCGAGCCCGGTGAGCACCAGGACGTTCACCAGCATGTTGATGAAGAAGCCGAAGAAGGCGTTGAGGTCGCCGCGGGTCCACAGCGGGACGGCGACGGGGGCGGCGGGGGCGGACACGGGCCTCACGCTCCGGCCGCGGCGGTCGCGGGGACGAGGCCGTCGAGGAACGCGCCGGACGGCGCGACCCAGCCGAAGATGCCGCCCTGTGCGGCGATCATCTTCAGGCCGACCTCGTGGAACTCGGGGAAGTAGCTGCCGCAGCAGTCCTCCAGCACGAGGCACTCGAAGCCGCGGTCGTTGGCCTCGCGCACGGTGGTGTGGACGCAGACCTCGGTGGTGACGCCGGTGACGACGAGGCTGCGGATGCCCGCGTTGCGCAGGATCGCCTCGAGGTCGGTGGCGTAGAAGGCGCCCTTGCCGGGCTTGTCGAGCACGATCTCGTCGCCGACGGGGGCGAGCTCGTCGACGATGTCGTGGCCCTCCTCGCCGCGGACGAGGATGCGCCCGCGCGGGCCGGGGTCGCCGATGCGGGTGTCGCCGCCGCCGCGGACGAGCTTCGCCGGCGGGCAGTCGCTGAGGTCGGGCCGGTGTCCCTCGCGGGTGTGGATGACGAGCATCCCCGCCGCCCGGCACGCCGCGAGCGTGGCGCTCAGCGGGGCGACGACGCGCTGCAGCTGCGAGACGTCGTTGCCGAGCATCTCGCCGAAGCCCCCGGGCTCGAGGAAGTCGCGCTGCATGTCGATGACGACCAGCGCCGTGGTGGCGGGGTCGTGCGTGAAGGCGTAGGGCGTCGCCGGTACTGCTCTGGGCCCGGACGGGTACGGCATGGAACCTCCGCAGGAGAAGCCGAGTAGAAGGGTTGTACGCAACGTGGTCGACTATCTGCGCCGACGGACGACAGCTTGCGGGCCGGGGAGCCTGCGCGCATTGGACCGGCGGGAGAAAGCGAAGGGGGTTGCGGATGGACCATCTGGCCGTCGGGGCTCGGTCAGCTCGGCACGTCCGGGTAGGCGGGGGCGATCCGCTGCGCCAGCGACCAGGCGGGGCCGTGGGCCCGGACGCGGTCGCGCAGGTGCGCGAACGCCCCCAGGAAGCGCAGGCTCGGCGCGATCTGGAAGTCGGCCGCGTTGGGCGTCTCGCCGCCGAGCACGCCGTCCTGCACGAGCGCGTCGACGCGGTGCAGGAGCGCGTCGAGCCCGGCCTCGTCGGCGGCCCGCTGCGCCCGGTCGGCGCCCGCCATGCGCGCGAACAGCAGGACCGTCGGGGTCAGCACCGCGCCGCTCACGCGCGGCGCCGGGAACGGCGTCGCCTCGCGCGCGAACCACTGCCGCAGCGCCAGAGAGTCCGCCATGCAGCGGCGGATCATCCGCCGCGGCACGGGCTGCAGGACCTGCTCGCCCCACAGCTCGGCCTCCTCGACCGCCGCGCGCGCGGCCGGGGCGTCCGGGTAGAGCGGCGCGCCGCCCGGCACCTCGCGGTCCAGGTGCGTCGAGATCGCCAGCGAGCCCTGCACGCGCCGGCCGTCGGCGAACCGCACGGCCGGCACCGTGGTGGGCCGGAAGCCGTGCGCGGCGAGCATCGCCGGGTGCAGGCCGGCGACCAGCTCGCGCTCGCGGACCGCGACGCCCTTGTGGGCGAGCATCAGCCGGGCGCTGATCACCGGATGGGACATCGGGATGCCGTAGAGCGTCGCGTGCACGGGGAGCGGGCGACGGCGGGGGATGCGGCGGGCGTGGGCCCGGGGTCCCGCCGAGCCCCGCAAGCGTACGCGCTGGGACCGGGGCGCGCAGCGGCTGGCGCGCTAGCCTCGGCCGGGTGCCGCTCGTCGCGCAGCACCGCTTCGTCGCGATCCTCCGCGCCCGCGGCTGGCGCGCACCGCTGATCGGCACCTGGACCCCGGACGGGCGCGGCGTCGCGCGCGGCCCGGCGGGCGCGACGTGCGCGTACGGGGCGCCGCCCGACAGCGACGACCGCAACGAGAAGGGCACCTGGAGCAGCGTCTGGGTCGCCGCGCCGGCGCTCCAGCACGCGGACGTCGCGATGGCGGTCGAGGTCGCCGGGCTCGGCGACGACGTCCTCGACGGCCCGCTCGGGCCACAGGGCCGCTACCGCCGGCGGGGCCTCGAGATCCTCCTGCGCCGCGTCGGCCTCGAAGGCCGCGCGCAGGTCGCGGACCGCCACCTGCTCGTCGCGGGGTACCGCGTCCACCTGGGGTCCGGCGCGGTCCGCGCGCCCGACGGTCGCCTGCGCCCACGGGACGCGGATCTCGCCCCGCTGGCGGTGACCGACGATCCCGGACTGGGACGGATCCTGGCGCAGGCGGTCCGGCTCGCCGACGCGGACGTCTGACCGATCCGTCTGCGTCCCGCTGTCGCGGCTTCGTATGCTTCGGCCGCATTGCCCAGGAAACCCGCACAGACCGAGCGCGTGTACCTCGAGCTCCGCGAGCTGCTCATCCGTGGCGAGATGCCGCTGGGGGCCCGGCTCGTCGAGCAGCAGCTCGCCGAGCGGTTCGAGACGAGCCGCACCCCGATCCGCGAGGCGCTCAAGCGCCTGGAGGGCGACGGGCATCTCGCCCGCGACGACGCCGGTGGCCTGCGCCCGCGGCTGCCGAGCGTCCGCTCGATGCGCGAGCTCTACGACGTGCGGATCGTGCTCGAGGACCTCGTCATCCGCGCCGCCACCACCGGCGGCGATCGCGGCATCCTCGAGGCGCTCGAGCAGGACTGGCGCACGCTGGCGGCCGAGTTCCGCGGCAAGGCGGCGGGACCGGAGTTCGTGACCCGCGACGAGGACTTCCACCTGCGGGTCGCGGCGGCCAGCGGCAACCAGGTCGCCGCGGGCATGCTCAAGGACCTCAACGAGCGGATCCGCGTCCTGCGCGTCCACGACTTCACGCGGCAGGACCGCACCGAGGCGACGATCGCCGAGCATCTGGAGATCGTCGGTGCGGCGCTCGCCGGGGACCAGGACGCCGCCGCGAGCTTCATGCGCTCGCACGTGCAGCGCAGCGCCGGCGTGGTGCGCGAGCAGATCGGGGAGATCCTCACGAAGATGGTCGACGGCGGCGCGGCGGACTGAGCCGCGCCGACGGGCCGTCGGGAGACCGGGCGCTCAGCGGCAGACCGCGTAGACGACGCCCTCGGAGGTCGCGCCCCGCGCGGGCGTGCTGAGGACCCACACGGCCTGCTTGCCGACGTAGGAGGACGTGCCGGTCGCCTGGAACCCGGCCTGGCCGGTGGTGACGAAGGAGCGCAGGCGCTTGGAGCCGACGCAGGTGAAGCGCAGCGCGGCGCCGGCGGTGGTGGTGCCCTTCGTGATGACGACGCGGCGGCCGACCAGCTCGTAGCCGGCGGGGATCGGCTTGCCGCGGCGCAGGGCCTTGACGCCGGGGACGTCGGCAGGGGAGGTGTCTCCTGCGGTGAGGGTCTGCACGCCGTTGACGGCGACGGTGGTGGTCGTGCCGGCGGCGATCGCCCCGGCGCCGGAGGCGACGAGGACGGTGGCGGCGGCGGTGGTGAGGAGGGTGCGGGTGCGGGGCATGGGCGGACCTTCGCGCACCACGTGTCGCACGTGGGCACACCTGGGTGGACGGTTCCCACACCCGCCTGCGATCCCGACTGAACGGTCGCGTTCGCACGAGATCGCGAATCGTGGTTTGATGCCGCCCATGGGATTCCCCGGGAGAGGCCGCGCAGGGCTGCGCGCACCGCTGCTCGCGCTCGTCGCGCTCGCCGCCGCCGGTCCGGCGGCCGGCTCCGCCGGTGCCGCCGTCGACCAGACGCCGGCCTACGAGCTCGTCCACGGCTGCTACGCCCTGCAGGCCAAGGGGGGCGGCTTCCTCGCCCAGAACGGCTCGACCTGGCGCGCCTCCGCGAAGGACGCGGCGTCCGCCGAGCCGCTGCGCCTGCAGGCGACCGCGCTCGGGCGCTACCTCCTCTACGGGAAGGACCGGGACTTCCTCGCCGTCGCGGGCCGCGGGACGACCACGACGACGACCCCCGGGCCGGCCGCCGACTGGCGGGTCGTGGCGCAGGAGGGCGGCGGCTTCCGGCTCGCCACGCTCGACGGCACGAAGGGCCTCGTCGCCCCCGGCGACGGCGCGCTCGCCCTCGCCGACGGCGCGGACTCGGGCACGACGTTCCTCGCCGTGCGCCGCGACGGCTGCGCGGTCTTCCCCGAGATCGAGACCGGTGTCACCGGCGAGCCGTCCCGCGGCAGCGCCCCACAGGCCGAGACCCGCGGGCTGATCGACGAGCACCTGCACCACATGGCCTTCCAGTTCCTCGGCGGCTCGGTCCACTGCGGCGCGCCCTGGAGCCCGTACGGCGTCACCGTCGCGCTGCCGGACTGCAGCAAGGAGCCGCTCGCCAACGCCGAGACCGGGCTCGCCGGCACCGTGCTCGGCGGCGACCCGCTCGCCGACCCCGTCGGCTGGCCGACCTTCAAGAGCTGGCCCGCCCACGACATGCTCGCCCACGAGGGCACCTACTGGAAGTGGATGGAGCGCGCCTGGCGGGCGGGCCTGCGCCACACCACCGTGCTGCTCGTCGAGAACGCCTTCCTCTGCAACGTGCTGCCGGTGAAGAAGTACGGCTGCAACGAGATGGACACCGTCAAGCGCCAGTACGACACCTTCCACGACTACGTCGACTACATCGACGCGCAGTTCGGCGGCCCCGGCAAGGGCTTCATGCGGATCGTCACCGACCCGTTCGAGGCCCGCGAGGCGATCAACGACGGCAAGCTCGCCGTGACGCTCGGCATCGAGGTCTCCAAGCTCTTCGACTGCGGCGTCTACAACGGCCAGCCCTCCTGCGACAACGGCTGGGTCGACAAGCAGCTCGACTACTGGTGGGACCGCGGCATCCGCCAGATGGAGATCGTCAACAAGTTCGACAACGGCTTCACCGGCGTCGCCGGGGACTCCGGCGAGGTCGGGCTCGCGATCAACGCCGCCAACCGGGTCGAGACCGGCTCGTTCTGGGACATGAAGCCCTGCGCCGACGGGCACAACCACGACCGCGAGCAGATCGGCGTCCCCGGCACCGGCCGCGGCGAGCTGCTCGGCAGCCTCCTCGGGGCGATCGTGCCGCCCGGCCAGGTGCCGATCTACGACCCGGGCCCGATGTGCAACCAGGCCGGCCTCAGCCCGGTCGGCGCGTACCTCGTGCGCCGCATGGCGGAGAAGGGCATGATCTTCGACCCCGACCACATGAGCGTCGTGGCCCGCGACCAGGCCCTGACGATCATGGAGGCGCTCGACTACCCGGGCGTCATGTCGAGCCACAGCTGGAGCGACCCGTCGGCGCTGCCGCGGATCCTGAAGCTCGGCGGCTACGTCACGCCCTACGCGGGGAACACCACCTCGTTCGTGCGCCAGTGGCGCGAGACCAAGCGGGTCCGCAGCGACCGCTACCGCTTCGGATTCGGCTTCGGCTCGGACATCAACGGGTTCGGCGCGCAGGGCGGACCTCGCGAGGGCGCGGCGACCGACAGTCCGGTGACGTACCCGTTCACGAGCTTCGACGGCAAGCAGCGCATCGAGCGGCAGGTCAGCGGCGAGCGCGTCTACGACATCAACCGCGACGGCCTCGCCCACTACGGCCTCTACCCCGACTGGCTCGAGGACCTGCGCCAGCTCGCCGGCCAGGAGATCATCGACGACATGGCCCGCGGCACCGAGACGCTGCTGCTCACGTGGGAGCGGGCGGTCGGCGTCCCCGCCGACGGCACGCGGCCCAAGGGCGCGACGTTCTCGCGCCGCGGCCTCGGCGCGGTGCGCCTGCACGACCGCTGGACCGACCTGCTGCGCCGCGGCGGCCAGCCGGACGCGCGTACCGGCCGCGTCTTCAGCTACCGCGTCGCGGGGGCGAAGAACCGCCGGGCCCGCGTCCGCGCGCTGTTCACCTCCCGCGGCCGCGTCGGCCTGGTCGCGTCGACCGCGGCCGGCCACACCGCCGGCGGCCTCGGGGTCGGGGACCGGGCGACGCGCCTGCAGGGACGCACCGAGGCGTTCGGCGCGAACGTCCGCGCCCGGCGCCTGCCCGGCGGCGGTCGGATCCTCTACGGGATCCGCGACGGGCGCGTCCGCTTCACCGCGGTGGCGGCCGCGTCGGTCGCCCGCACCCCGGCGCAGGCGGCGCGCGCCCTCAGGCAGGCGGGGCTGCGCTAGCGAGCTCCTGCAGCAGCAGCGCCTGCGCGAGCGTCGCGCGCTCCAGGTCCCCGAGGTCGACGGACTCGTTGGCCGCGTGGATCCGGGCGCCGTCGTCACAGGCGCCCCAGAGGACGATGTCGGCGTCCGGCAGCGTCTGGGCGAGCGTCACGCACAGCGGGATCGCGCCGCCGCTGCCGACCGCCACCGCCTCCTTGCCGTAGGCGCCGTGCAGCGCGCGGCGGGCGGCCTGGGCTCCCGAGCCGTCCGCGGCGAGGACCGCGCCGCGGGCGATCTCCCCGGGGACGCAGGAGACCTGCACGCCCCACGGGGCGTGCTCCATCAGGTGCGCCATCACCGTCCGCTGGGCGGCGGCCGGGTCCGTCTCGGTCGGGGCGAGCCGCACGCTCACGCGCGCGCGGGCCACGGGGACGATCGCGTTGGTCGCGCCCTCCATCGCGGGAGCGTCGATCCCGATCGCGGTGATCGACGGGCGCGTGTACAGCCGCGCGGCGATCGAGTCGGTCCCGACGAGGTCGACGCCCTCGAGCACCCGCGCGCCCTCGCGCAGGACCTCCTCCTCCACGGGCCGGCCGTCCCACGGGCCGCCGGCGAGCCCGACGACCGCGACATCGCCGTGCTCGTCGTGCAGCGAGGCGAGCACGCGCGAGAGCGCGATCAGCGCGTCGGGGACCGCCCCGCCGTAGAGGCCGGAGTGGACCGGGCCCTCGAGCGTGCGCACCTCGACGTCGATCTGGCAGATGCCGCGCAGGGTCGTCGTCAGCGTCGGCTCGCCGACCTTCCAGTTGCCGCCGTCGGCGACCACGACGACGTCGGCCGCGAACCGCTCGGGGTGGGCGGCGACGTAGTCCATGAACGAGCCGCCGCCGGTCTCCTCCTCGCCCTCGATCACGACCTTCACGGTCACCGGGGGCGTGCCGCCGAACGCGCGCAGCGTCCCGGCGTGCAGCGCGACCCCGCACTTGTCGTCGGCGGTGCCGCGACCGTAGAGGCGGCCGTCACGCTCGGTCGGCTCGAACGGCGGCGAGTCCCAGGCGGCCTCGTCCCCCGCGGGCTGGATGTCGTAGTGGGCGTAGAGCAGCACGGTCGGGGCGCCCGGAGGACCGTCGACCTGGGCCCAGACCGCCGGCGGTGCACCCGGGATCTCCAGGAGCTCGGCCGGTGCGCCCGCGTCGCGGAGGATCTCCAGCGTGGCCTGCGCGGCCTCGTGCACGGGCGCAGCGGGAAAGCCGGGGAAGGCGACGGACGGGATCCGGACGAGCCGCTCGAGATCGGCCCGCACGATCGGCATCAGCTCGGCGACGACGGCGGCGAGGTCGGACATGCCCCGAGGCTACCGACGGTGCCCGGCCGCTCGAGGGCGACCCGACGCGCCAACTGTTCGACAGGGTGTCAAGCCGGGGCGGCGCGAGCGGTACCGTGCCAGGCATGGAGCTTCACCACGTCCGTCGCGGCGCCGGCGCGCCGCTCGTCCTCGTCCATGGGATCGGCGGGACCTGGCGGTCGTGGTCCCCGGTCCTCGACGCCCTCGCCGCCGAGCGCGAGGTCGTCGCCGTCGACCTGCCCGGCTTCGGCGAGACCCCCGCGGCCCACGACGGCGGCAGCATCGCGTCACTGGCCGACGCCCTCACCGGCTTCCTCGAGGCGCAGGGCCTGCGCGACGCCGCGCTCGTCGGCAGCTCGATGGGCGCCCGGCTCGTCATGGAGCTCGCGCGCCGCGGCGTGGGCGGCGACGTCGTCGCGCTCGACCCCGGCGGGTTCTGGACGCCCGGGCAGAAGCGCGTCTTCGGCGGCACGCTCAAGGCGTCGATCCGGCTCGTGCGGCTGCTGCAGCCCGTCGCCCCGGCGCTCAGCGCGACCCCGGTCACCCGCGCCGCGCTGCTGGCCCAGCTGTCCCGCCGTCCGTGGGCGCTCCCGCGCGAGCTCGTGCTCCAGGAGCTGCGCAGCCTCGCCGACGGCCCCGCGTTCGACGCGGTCCTCGACCAGCTCCTCCACGGTCCCGCGCAGGAGGGGGCGCCGGCCGGCAGCCTGCCCGGGCGGATGACGATCGGCTGGGGCCGCAACGACCTCGTCACACTGCCCAGCCAGGCCGCGCGCGCCCAGGAGCTCTTCCCGGACGCCACGGTCCACTGGTTCGAGCGCTGCGGGCACTTCCCGCACTGGGACCAGCCGCGGGAGACCGTGGAGGTCGTCCTGGCCGCCACCGCCTGACGGCGCCCGGCGGCGGGGCGGTCCCGCGGATAGGGTCACGGCCCCATGCGCCTGCACCCGTCGGACACGCCCCTGCCCAAGCGCCTGCTGCGCAACGTCCGCACGATCACGATCGAGGCGCTGCTGTTCGTCGTCTGGACGGTGCTGCTGCCGCTGACGCTGCCGCTGGCGTTGCTCGTCGACCTCGTGCGTGGCCTCGTCCGCGGCACGCCGTGGACCGGGAGCCGCCTCGTGCTGATGGGCTGGTGGTTCCTGTTCGGGGAGATGCGGGGCCTCTCCGGGCTCGCCCTGACCTGGCTGCTCACCGGCGGCCCGTTCAGCCGCGACTCGCAGCGCCGCCGCGAGCGCACCTGGTTCCTGCAGTCGCAGTGGGCCGGCGGCCACATGGACGGGGTGCGCCGGATCTTCGGGCTGCGCGTCGAGATCGACGGCGCCGAGCTCATCGAGCCCGGCCCGTTCGTCGCGCTCGTGCGGCACGCGTCGATCATCGACAACGCGCTGCCCGCCGCGTTCGTGTCGCGCGGTCGCGGCCTGCAGCTGCGCTACGTGCTCAAGCACGAGCTGCAGGCGCTCCCGACGCTCGACTGGGGCGGCCACTGGGTGCCGACGTGCTTCGTGCGCCGGGCGACCGACGACGCGA containing:
- the atzF gene encoding allophanate hydrolase yields the protein MIRVRPTDPQAAVAAALDRLEADGGPGPAWISVVPRAEALARAAAVDPTLPLAGVPFAVKDNLDVAGLVTTAGCPGFAYTATATAPAVQRLLDAGAVLVGKTNLDQFATGLVGTRSPYGAPRSALDDRFVSGGSSSGSAVAVADGTVPFALGTDTAGSGRVPAAFNGIVGLKPTRGLVPTRGVVPASRSLDCVSVFARTVGDARAVLDVVAGHDPADPWSRRGAGARGRRPGAGAAGPRLGVPVARQVLEELDPRLHDAWHDAVAHAGRLSAAPLVEVDLTPFLEAAALLYEGPWLAERWLALREPVERGVAGLDPVVAAVVRAGAQRSGTDVFAAVHRLAELRIAADAATADVDVLLLPTAPTVPTPAEVALEPVTVNRRLGRWTNGVNLLDRCALSVPAGLGRDGLPFGVTLVADAFAEDVLTAVGAAWCGEEHPDAGPEPQAGTVELAVVGAHLRGQPLEPQLQELGATFVREARTAPDYRLYALPGGPPLRPGLVREPGTTGPGIELEVVRISLEGVGALLTTIPAPLGLGTVVLDDGRAVAGFLCEAHAAAGARDITDFGGWRAYLASDYLSFSS
- a CDS encoding regulator, with product MSAPAAPVAVPLWTRGDLNAFFGFFINMLVNVLVLTGLAIAVVGIPAGDVTGVILPALGIQLLLGNVFYFTLARRLAQKEGRTDVTAMPYGPSVPHMFIVTLVIMLPIAIQTKDPIQAWSAGIAWAFIIGVIILIGAFVGPAIRRFTPRAAMLGMLAGISLTFISMRPAAQMWEAAWIALPVLAIIIIGFIAGVKLPGNVPVGLVALLFGTSIAWIGGYMSAPDVEQAAKDIAIGLPGFELDKLLDGLEGISPLLATAIPLGIYNFSEAMSNVESAASAGDDYNLRHVLLADGTGAVVGSAMGCPFPPAVYIGQPGWKEAGGRISYSLATGALIFLLCTLGMFPLLSALLPIPAIVPVLLFIGLVIGAQAFTAVPKAHYPAIVLAMIPNIAAWGYGLVDNALGAAGTSASEVGAEALGNAGVIYDGLQTLGQGAVLSGMVLGAIAVFLIDRTFLLAAIAFAVGGVLTLVGLIHGEEVVWFTSEPRVALGYGLGAIVCLAAHALRAPVREHDPADPLDTADAVFEGGAEPTRPSAPARFTPPGGAAEAPAPA
- a CDS encoding glutathione S-transferase N-terminal domain-containing protein, with protein sequence MHATLYGIPMSHPVISARLMLAHKGVAVRERELVAGLHPAMLAAHGFRPTTVPAVRFADGRRVQGSLAISTHLDREVPGGAPLYPDAPAARAAVEEAELWGEQVLQPVPRRMIRRCMADSLALRQWFAREATPFPAPRVSGAVLTPTVLLFARMAGADRAQRAADEAGLDALLHRVDALVQDGVLGGETPNAADFQIAPSLRFLGAFAHLRDRVRAHGPAWSLAQRIAPAYPDVPS
- a CDS encoding alpha/beta fold hydrolase, with amino-acid sequence MSDARSLPTVAVVLVHGVGFGPDTLAPVAAFLGPAAGVERVLVLERRGYGARAAAVPAATVGEHVDDLVELLDAHGVDRAVVAGTSGGATVALAAALLAPGRVARAVVHEPAVGTLSPDLRRLVRGALQDGGGLGLVRALAGATTWEALDEERRAAVSARAALVERDAPAFLAWEPPLGRTLLAAPVVCTVGDRSPPLRHDIARRLGHLLDAPVEVLPDCGHLAQLDAPATFAAAVARAAQPAPTPTSTPRSTA
- a CDS encoding cysteine hydrolase family protein, giving the protein MPYPSGPRAVPATPYAFTHDPATTALVVIDMQRDFLEPGGFGEMLGNDVSQLQRVVAPLSATLAACRAAGMLVIHTREGHRPDLSDCPPAKLVRGGGDTRIGDPGPRGRILVRGEEGHDIVDELAPVGDEIVLDKPGKGAFYATDLEAILRNAGIRSLVVTGVTTEVCVHTTVREANDRGFECLVLEDCCGSYFPEFHEVGLKMIAAQGGIFGWVAPSGAFLDGLVPATAAAGA
- the biuH gene encoding biuret amidohydrolase is translated as MSATPVTSTPGLVAAADPYPWPYTGCIDMAHTALILIDWQQDFCGPGGYVDTMGYDIGLTRAGIAATQRVLAAWRAHGAPVVHTREGHAPDLSDCPPNKLWRSQRIGAGIGQAGPCGRILVRGEPGWEIIDELAPIDGEVVIDKPGKGAFCQTSLDLVLRSKGVHSLVFTGITTDVCVSTTMREGNDLGYECLILSDCTGATDPGNHTAALKMVTMQGGVFGAVADSEMLLAALPPAAA
- a CDS encoding GntR family transcriptional regulator → MPRKPAQTERVYLELRELLIRGEMPLGARLVEQQLAERFETSRTPIREALKRLEGDGHLARDDAGGLRPRLPSVRSMRELYDVRIVLEDLVIRAATTGGDRGILEALEQDWRTLAAEFRGKAAGPEFVTRDEDFHLRVAAASGNQVAAGMLKDLNERIRVLRVHDFTRQDRTEATIAEHLEIVGAALAGDQDAAASFMRSHVQRSAGVVREQIGEILTKMVDGGAAD